A single region of the Phycisphaerae bacterium genome encodes:
- a CDS encoding DUF1559 domain-containing protein, which translates to MMLLTGDRTESDQAARRRAIGGRGGLQADRPGFTLIEVLVVVAVVALLVAILLPALARARGQARGVTCLSNLRQMAVAAHTYTQSHKDRYPIAYAFSMHESTFTSYAWDFTSTRDWSGGGSRVVAGLLWQGGADKDVQQCPSFRGTSNWQQDPRTGYNYNTSYIGHGTAESIVEPARAGDVRMPFRCALFGDGEYADGANKFMRAPWKNPGDDSFTGRYSGTQGFRHAERTNVAFCDGHAEPRAQRFNDTYAADQAMIAPGTGFLSKDNGAYGG; encoded by the coding sequence ATGATGCTCCTAACTGGCGACAGAACAGAATCGGACCAAGCTGCTCGGCGGCGGGCCATCGGCGGAAGGGGCGGCCTTCAGGCCGATCGGCCAGGTTTCACGCTGATCGAAGTGCTGGTGGTCGTGGCCGTGGTCGCCCTGCTGGTCGCGATTCTCCTGCCCGCGCTGGCCCGAGCCCGCGGGCAGGCCCGAGGGGTGACCTGCCTGAGCAACCTGCGCCAGATGGCCGTGGCCGCCCACACCTACACGCAATCGCACAAGGACCGTTACCCGATCGCCTACGCCTTCTCCATGCACGAATCCACTTTCACCTCGTACGCGTGGGATTTCACCAGCACCAGGGATTGGAGTGGAGGCGGGAGCCGAGTGGTGGCGGGCTTGCTGTGGCAGGGGGGAGCGGACAAGGATGTGCAGCAGTGCCCGTCCTTCCGCGGGACCTCGAATTGGCAGCAGGATCCCCGGACGGGGTACAACTACAATACGAGCTACATCGGGCACGGCACAGCCGAGTCCATCGTCGAACCGGCTCGCGCCGGCGATGTGCGAATGCCGTTTCGCTGCGCCCTGTTTGGTGACGGTGAGTATGCCGATGGGGCCAACAAGTTCATGCGCGCTCCATGGAAGAACCCTGGCGATGACAGCTTCACCGGGCGGTATTCGGGTACGCAGGGTTTCCGGCACGCCGAGCGGACAAACGTCGCCTTCTGCGACGGCCACGCCGAGCCCCGCGCACAGCGGTTCAACGATACCTACGCCGCCGACCAGGCGATGATTGCGCCGGGAACGGGTTTTCTGTCCAAGGACAACGGCGCCTACGGGGGGTGA
- the hemH gene encoding ferrochelatase, giving the protein MDSTRTPFDAVVIIGFGGPNGPGDVRPFLENVVRGKPVPRARIDEIAERYLNLFGGVSPMTEIIQRQARRLRQKLHESGIDVPIHLGMRNWHPYLSDMFVDLAREGARRVIAFISAPHHSYPSCGQYKQDIRDARRRLVARGLPDVEVAYVEDWYDHEKFIGANVDQVRAAFRRLEPQMQPRARLLFTAHSIPVAMADECRYVDQIRTSCQQVVDQLECKDWVLVFQSRSGRPEEPWLGPDVAEYLRAEQQRGLSAAVLIPIGFTTDHVEVIYELDHRMVEIGREISVAVTRAQTVNDHPLFIDMMADVVRRTWNRYAEYPCLPITAGAAS; this is encoded by the coding sequence ATGGATTCCACAAGGACACCCTTTGACGCCGTAGTCATCATCGGTTTCGGTGGCCCTAACGGGCCCGGCGACGTTCGCCCTTTCCTGGAGAACGTCGTTCGTGGCAAGCCCGTCCCGCGAGCCCGCATCGACGAGATCGCCGAGCGCTATCTGAACCTCTTTGGAGGCGTCTCGCCGATGACCGAGATCATCCAGCGCCAGGCCCGGCGGCTTCGCCAAAAGCTCCACGAATCCGGGATCGACGTCCCAATTCACCTGGGCATGCGTAACTGGCACCCCTATCTGTCCGACATGTTCGTGGACCTGGCCCGGGAGGGTGCCCGCCGGGTCATCGCTTTCATCTCCGCCCCCCACCACTCGTATCCGAGCTGCGGCCAATACAAGCAGGACATTCGCGACGCCCGACGCCGACTCGTCGCCCGCGGCCTGCCGGACGTCGAGGTGGCCTACGTGGAGGACTGGTATGACCACGAGAAGTTCATCGGTGCCAACGTCGACCAAGTCCGTGCCGCGTTCCGCCGGCTTGAACCCCAGATGCAGCCCAGGGCCCGACTGCTCTTCACCGCCCACAGCATCCCCGTCGCCATGGCGGATGAATGCCGCTATGTTGACCAAATAAGAACTTCTTGCCAGCAAGTGGTCGATCAGCTCGAGTGCAAGGACTGGGTGCTGGTTTTCCAGAGCCGCAGCGGGCGGCCGGAGGAGCCCTGGCTCGGGCCCGACGTCGCGGAATACCTGCGCGCCGAACAGCAGCGCGGCCTGTCGGCGGCGGTGCTCATTCCCATCGGCTTCACCACCGACCACGTCGAGGTCATCTACGAACTGGACCACCGGATGGTCGAAATCGGGCGGGAGATCAGCGTGGCCGTGACACGGGCTCAGACGGTCAACGATCATCCGCTCTTCATCGACATGATGGCCGACGTCGTCCGTCGAACCTGGAACCGATACGCAGAGTACCCTTGCCTACCTATTACCGCCGGTGCCGCGTCGTAG
- a CDS encoding 3'(2'),5'-bisphosphate nucleotidase: MKKEDHQEVQRIVAMRAVRKACQLCQSVRDTLVSAETLAKKDKSPVTVADFGAQAILIGELARAYPDVLVVGEEDASALRDPTNAAIKDRVVEQVRRVDSSLDEPRILEAIDRGAHDGGSGGRFWTLDPIDGTKGFLRGDQYAIALALIEEGQVTLGVLGCPNLPWLEGGPGPTTGEGQACRRGCVFVASRDRGAFLYPLQGGEGTQVRVTDVTDPARASFCESVESGHSSHGDAARIATLLGVTAPPFRIDSQCKYAAVARGDASIYLRLPMSEGYREKIWDHAAGWIVVQEAGGEVSDVRGRPLDFAAGRTLSRNQGVVATNGRLHDRVIAAVRETLRI; this comes from the coding sequence ATGAAGAAAGAGGATCATCAAGAGGTCCAGCGGATCGTGGCCATGCGGGCCGTGCGGAAGGCCTGCCAGCTCTGCCAGTCGGTTCGTGACACTCTGGTGTCCGCCGAGACGTTAGCCAAGAAGGACAAGTCGCCCGTCACGGTGGCGGATTTCGGAGCCCAGGCGATCCTCATTGGCGAACTGGCCCGGGCGTATCCGGACGTGCTCGTGGTCGGGGAGGAGGATGCCAGCGCACTCCGCGATCCGACTAACGCGGCGATCAAGGATCGCGTCGTCGAGCAGGTGCGGAGGGTAGATTCCTCACTGGACGAACCACGGATCCTCGAGGCCATCGATCGCGGGGCCCATGACGGCGGCTCCGGCGGGCGGTTCTGGACGCTCGACCCGATCGACGGGACCAAGGGTTTCCTTCGCGGAGACCAGTATGCCATCGCCCTGGCGTTGATCGAGGAGGGCCAGGTGACCCTGGGCGTGCTCGGCTGTCCGAACCTGCCCTGGTTGGAGGGTGGCCCGGGGCCGACGACCGGGGAAGGGCAGGCCTGCAGACGGGGCTGTGTGTTCGTCGCCAGCCGGGATCGAGGAGCGTTCCTCTACCCGCTTCAAGGCGGTGAGGGGACTCAGGTTCGCGTGACCGACGTGACCGATCCCGCCCGGGCGTCCTTCTGCGAATCGGTCGAATCCGGCCATTCCTCCCACGGCGACGCCGCCCGGATCGCCACACTGCTGGGCGTCACCGCTCCGCCGTTTCGCATCGACAGCCAATGCAAGTACGCCGCCGTGGCCCGCGGCGACGCGTCCATCTACCTGCGATTGCCGATGTCCGAGGGTTATAGGGAGAAGATCTGGGACCATGCCGCCGGGTGGATTGTGGTTCAGGAGGCGGGCGGCGAAGTGAGCGACGTTCGCGGTCGTCCGCTGGACTTTGCCGCCGGACGGACGTTGAGCAGGAACCAAGGGGTGGTGGCCACGAACGGCCGACTGCACGACCGGGTCATCGCGGCCGTCAGGGAGACGCTCCGGATCTGA
- the folK gene encoding 2-amino-4-hydroxy-6-hydroxymethyldihydropteridine diphosphokinase — MKALSAIERRIARGNGADKPCGENQLPHIAYIALGSNLGDRRLSVTQAVAALSADAGVGDVVLSSLYTTDPVGGPAGQGPYLNAAARLETLLGPESLLELLLEIERSLGRVRQERWGPRTIDLDLLLYDDRIIDLPGLTVPHPRMHERRFVLEPLAEIARDVVHPILGKSVARLLEERVEADRHRALIHSSGAGGG, encoded by the coding sequence ATGAAAGCGCTATCGGCCATTGAGAGACGCATCGCCAGAGGAAATGGTGCTGATAAACCTTGTGGAGAGAATCAGTTGCCGCACATTGCGTACATAGCACTGGGTTCGAACCTGGGCGATAGACGGTTGTCCGTCACGCAGGCTGTGGCCGCCCTCAGTGCCGACGCCGGGGTGGGGGATGTCGTCTTGTCCTCGCTGTACACCACGGATCCCGTAGGCGGGCCGGCAGGCCAGGGGCCGTACCTTAATGCGGCCGCCAGGCTGGAGACGCTGCTTGGGCCGGAGAGTCTGCTCGAGCTGCTGCTGGAGATCGAGCGGTCGTTGGGTCGTGTCCGCCAGGAGCGGTGGGGCCCGCGAACGATCGACCTGGACTTGTTGCTGTATGACGACCGGATTATCGACCTGCCGGGCTTGACTGTACCCCATCCGAGGATGCACGAACGCCGTTTTGTCCTCGAGCCGCTGGCGGAGATTGCCCGCGACGTTGTGCATCCGATCCTGGGCAAGAGCGTTGCCCGGCTGCTCGAGGAGCGAGTTGAAGCCGATCGGCACCGGGCGTTGATTCACTCCTCGGGTGCGGGGGGCGGGTGA
- a CDS encoding PEP-CTERM sorting domain-containing protein (PEP-CTERM proteins occur, often in large numbers, in the proteomes of bacteria that also encode an exosortase, a predicted intramembrane cysteine proteinase. The presence of a PEP-CTERM domain at a protein's C-terminus predicts cleavage within the sorting domain, followed by covalent anchoring to some some component of the (usually Gram-negative) cell surface. Many PEP-CTERM proteins exhibit an unusual sequence composition that includes large numbers of potential glycosylation sites. Expression of one such protein has been shown restore the ability of a bacterium to form floc, a type of biofilm.) — translation MRGSSRCPWLMLVVLSGFPLGGPWARTTAGDVVGGVAFLPEYWAGAGLNEAVLVVDFKATGGRAYTFGYRWDGPATGYDMITAVAAAGDLDFAADYWPGLGYAVDNITYRAEAGDAGLYWAYWLGTGDGGQIAWSEAATGMSGRTLASGDFDGWYNGFDNTRPRLPEPATALLLGAACVLLRLRARRS, via the coding sequence ATGCGAGGATCCTCTCGTTGCCCCTGGTTGATGCTGGTTGTCCTGTCGGGGTTTCCGCTCGGCGGGCCATGGGCCCGGACCACGGCGGGTGATGTGGTGGGCGGGGTGGCTTTTCTGCCCGAGTACTGGGCCGGGGCCGGGTTGAACGAGGCCGTTCTGGTGGTCGATTTCAAGGCCACGGGCGGGAGGGCTTACACGTTCGGCTACCGCTGGGATGGCCCTGCCACCGGGTATGACATGATCACTGCCGTGGCCGCCGCTGGCGACCTGGACTTCGCCGCCGACTACTGGCCGGGGCTGGGTTACGCCGTCGACAACATCACCTACCGGGCCGAGGCTGGCGATGCGGGTCTGTATTGGGCTTACTGGCTTGGCACAGGCGACGGTGGCCAGATCGCGTGGTCGGAGGCGGCCACCGGGATGTCCGGTCGAACGCTGGCCAGCGGCGATTTCGATGGCTGGTACAACGGCTTTGACAACACCCGCCCGCGGCTGCCGGAGCCGGCCACGGCCCTGTTGCTGGGCGCGGCGTGCGTACTCCTGCGGCTGCGGGCGCGGCGATCGTGA
- a CDS encoding peptidylprolyl isomerase, which translates to MFRRNLAVLVLIPFALGQQCSTPSGSGPSTESIQVTLATNKGNIVIELFTQQTTAATNFKTYLDAGYYDDAVFSEVKGGKWLIGGRYNHLLAAQDAQPLMNDSDNGLTNFRGRVALYGPDGAASGAPQLLINLGTNSSLDYKGSPVDYTVIGRVVEGMEVADAIAAMSTITKTAGNGVSLTYLPKTPVSMNSASMNYSDYAGTSADSPSGENRDPVADAGDARYVAPGISASLDGSESADPDLDTLTYSWTQTAGTSVVLSSTTAAQAVFEVPNAAGDLTFQLTVDDGNGATDSATVTLTVVTAPYVKLETTLGDVRMEILLDDAPITSVNFLQYVDDGFYNGTIMHRVMEGFVVQGGGYLADLTAQTGVRSAIENEFSDSRSNVRGTVAMAKVSGNEDSATSQFFFNLVDNSSNLDNQNGGFSVFARVADMTVVDAMAAVAVGNEQGPSGSTFENVPVTDIVVNKATIVP; encoded by the coding sequence ATGTTTAGACGAAATCTCGCTGTTCTCGTGCTCATCCCCTTTGCCCTCGGCCAGCAGTGCAGCACGCCTTCCGGGTCAGGGCCCTCGACCGAGAGCATCCAGGTGACCTTGGCCACCAACAAGGGCAACATCGTCATCGAATTGTTCACCCAGCAGACCACGGCGGCCACGAACTTCAAGACGTATCTCGACGCTGGCTATTACGACGATGCCGTCTTCAGTGAGGTCAAGGGCGGCAAGTGGCTGATTGGCGGCCGATACAACCACCTGCTGGCCGCCCAGGACGCCCAACCGCTGATGAATGACTCCGACAATGGTCTGACCAACTTCCGCGGACGAGTTGCACTCTACGGCCCGGATGGAGCCGCGTCCGGGGCGCCGCAGTTGCTCATCAACCTGGGCACGAACTCGAGCCTCGACTACAAGGGCTCGCCGGTCGACTACACGGTCATCGGCCGCGTCGTTGAGGGGATGGAGGTCGCCGACGCGATCGCCGCGATGTCGACCATCACCAAGACGGCCGGAAACGGCGTCTCTCTGACTTACCTCCCCAAGACGCCGGTCTCGATGAACAGCGCGAGCATGAACTACTCCGACTACGCAGGAACCTCCGCCGATTCGCCGAGCGGCGAGAATCGCGACCCGGTTGCCGACGCCGGTGACGCACGCTATGTCGCTCCCGGCATCAGTGCCTCGCTCGACGGATCAGAGAGTGCGGACCCGGATCTGGATACCCTGACCTACTCCTGGACTCAGACGGCCGGCACCAGCGTTGTCCTCAGCAGCACTACCGCCGCTCAAGCCGTTTTCGAGGTGCCCAACGCGGCTGGCGATCTGACCTTCCAGCTGACCGTCGATGACGGCAACGGGGCCACGGACTCCGCGACGGTGACACTCACTGTGGTCACCGCCCCCTACGTCAAGCTTGAGACGACCCTGGGCGACGTCCGCATGGAGATTCTGCTGGACGACGCGCCCATCACGTCGGTGAACTTCCTGCAGTACGTGGATGACGGGTTCTACAACGGCACGATCATGCACCGGGTCATGGAGGGTTTCGTCGTCCAGGGCGGGGGATACCTGGCGGATCTCACTGCCCAGACCGGTGTGCGCTCGGCGATCGAGAACGAGTTCAGCGACAGCCGCAGCAACGTGCGCGGCACTGTGGCCATGGCCAAGGTCAGCGGCAACGAGGACTCCGCCACGTCCCAGTTCTTCTTCAACCTGGTTGACAACTCCAGCAACCTGGACAACCAGAACGGCGGCTTCAGCGTCTTCGCTCGAGTGGCGGATATGACGGTGGTTGACGCGATGGCGGCTGTCGCGGTCGGCAACGAACAAGGTCCGAGCGGAAGCACGTTTGAGAATGTGCCGGTTACGGATATCGTTGTCAACAAGGCGACCATCGTGCCGTAG
- a CDS encoding manganese efflux pump: MSWLNILGIALGLSMDAFAVAIAAGMQLGRVTPREVFRLGWHFGLFQFLMPILGWWIGSTVAAHIASVDHWIAAALLWTIGGKMLYEAWRHQEARNKANPTKGWLLVSLSVATSIDAFAVGLSLAFLRISIWLPSVVIGAVTALLTCVGMTFGARVLGRWSRFADILGGIILILIGCRILVSHIMT, translated from the coding sequence TTGAGCTGGTTGAACATTCTGGGAATTGCCCTCGGACTCTCGATGGACGCCTTCGCGGTGGCCATCGCGGCCGGCATGCAGTTGGGGAGAGTAACACCGCGCGAGGTCTTCCGCCTCGGCTGGCATTTCGGCTTGTTCCAGTTCCTCATGCCGATCCTGGGATGGTGGATTGGCTCGACCGTGGCCGCCCATATTGCCTCCGTCGACCACTGGATCGCCGCCGCGTTGTTGTGGACCATCGGCGGGAAGATGCTCTACGAGGCTTGGCGTCACCAGGAGGCGAGAAACAAGGCCAATCCGACCAAAGGCTGGCTGCTGGTCTCCCTCTCCGTGGCCACCAGCATCGATGCCTTCGCCGTCGGCCTGAGTCTGGCCTTCCTGCGAATCTCTATCTGGCTTCCATCGGTCGTGATCGGAGCCGTGACCGCCCTGCTCACCTGCGTGGGAATGACCTTTGGGGCCCGGGTCCTCGGCCGCTGGAGTCGATTCGCCGACATCCTCGGCGGGATCATCCTGATCCTCATCGGCTGCCGGATCCTGGTTTCCCACATCATGACATGA